Proteins from a genomic interval of Paracoccus methylovorus:
- a CDS encoding DeoR/GlpR family DNA-binding transcription regulator codes for MWSHERQTKILELLGRDGKVLTNHLASLFEVSRETVRRDLLEMEATGSLSRVHGGAIPQSSDIQPEPAFTERLREHAQAKDAIGTKACELIPEGATLMIDAGTTTLAFARALVRKGNVRIITNSIEIAQLAACAEHCEILLLGGRPHCDVPGTYGEMTLSEIDRFLADFAVISPVGLHQQRGVTDYELHEAEVARAMMRRAKSCVMLCHSSKIGIESRVSICDLAAIDYLVTDASTLPFLPRGRIYQA; via the coding sequence ATGTGGTCGCATGAGCGCCAGACGAAAATCCTTGAGCTGCTGGGTCGCGACGGCAAGGTGTTAACGAATCATCTGGCCAGCCTGTTCGAAGTTTCGCGCGAGACGGTCCGGCGCGACCTGCTGGAAATGGAGGCAACGGGCAGCCTGTCCCGCGTGCATGGCGGGGCAATCCCCCAAAGTTCAGACATCCAGCCCGAACCCGCATTTACCGAACGGCTAAGGGAACATGCGCAGGCAAAGGACGCCATCGGGACGAAGGCGTGCGAACTTATCCCAGAAGGCGCCACGCTGATGATCGACGCAGGCACAACCACGCTTGCCTTCGCCCGCGCGCTGGTACGCAAAGGGAATGTGCGCATCATCACCAACTCGATCGAGATCGCCCAGCTTGCCGCCTGCGCTGAGCATTGCGAGATCCTGCTTCTGGGCGGGCGCCCACATTGCGACGTTCCCGGCACCTATGGTGAGATGACGCTGAGCGAGATCGACCGCTTTCTAGCAGACTTCGCGGTGATCTCGCCGGTTGGTCTGCACCAGCAACGCGGCGTCACCGACTATGAACTGCACGAGGCCGAGGTGGCGCGCGCAATGATGCGGCGGGCAAAATCATGCGTCATGCTGTGCCATTCATCCAAAATCGGGATAGAAAGCCGCGTTTCCATCTGCGACCTTGCGGCGATAGACTATCTGGTAACCGACGCCAGCACCCTCCCCTTCCTGCCCAGAGGCAGGATCTACCAAGCCTAG
- the hisN gene encoding histidinol-phosphatase: MIDLDDALSFANQVADKARRIAMGHFRQGLAVEHKGDDSPVTIADRSIESFIRAQIAETFPHHGIYGEEEGVENIDRRHVWVVDPIDGTKSFITGHPLFGGLLALLEDGKPCLGQIDMPATGERWCGVAGQTSTLNGQPCRTSGRKELAAATAYTTDPLLFTGPKAAAFEALRASTRLIRFGGDCYNYALLASGHCDLVLETRLEPYDYLPVVQVIRGAGGVITDWQGRPLTIASSGDVLAAATPELHDAMLQKLTAMQEHQAT, translated from the coding sequence GTGATCGACCTTGATGATGCGCTGAGCTTCGCCAATCAGGTGGCCGACAAGGCCAGACGTATTGCAATGGGCCATTTCCGGCAGGGGCTGGCCGTTGAGCACAAGGGAGATGACAGCCCCGTCACAATTGCCGATCGCAGCATCGAATCTTTCATTCGGGCTCAGATCGCCGAGACCTTTCCCCATCATGGCATTTATGGCGAGGAAGAGGGGGTCGAGAATATTGACCGGCGCCATGTCTGGGTCGTTGACCCCATTGATGGCACAAAAAGCTTCATTACCGGTCATCCGTTGTTCGGGGGGCTGTTGGCGCTGTTGGAAGACGGAAAGCCCTGCCTTGGCCAGATCGACATGCCCGCGACGGGGGAGCGCTGGTGCGGCGTGGCGGGTCAGACAAGCACGCTGAATGGGCAACCATGCCGCACCAGCGGCCGCAAGGAGCTGGCGGCCGCCACCGCCTACACGACCGATCCCTTGCTGTTCACCGGCCCCAAGGCTGCCGCTTTCGAGGCGCTGCGCGCCTCGACCCGCCTGATCCGTTTTGGCGGGGACTGCTATAACTATGCGCTGCTTGCCTCGGGTCACTGCGATCTGGTGCTGGAAACGCGGCTGGAGCCTTACGACTACCTGCCGGTGGTGCAGGTGATCCGCGGTGCGGGCGGCGTGATCACCGACTGGCAGGGCCGACCGCTGACCATCGCTTCGTCGGGTGACGTTCTGGCGGCGGCGACACCCGAACTACATGACGCGATGCTGCAGAAACTGACTGCGATGCAAGAGCATCAGGCGACGTAA
- a CDS encoding ABC transporter substrate-binding protein yields MDRRNFLRYASAAGALFGAARINPDFFFKSAYAQASRPLVFLSAENITGNWDPTAHTTLSQTNIEGFVMGYLTRAPMRPENPDEVVYELATEITELDAHRLQIKLREGVTFHDGKPFKAEDVKATFEYGALLDRPKQVYPGSEDTFEVTTPDDYTVIVDTTKGGYGASLFIFLASYLPILSATDVAAGPGGALSQRLNGTGPFKFVQQRGNDTVMEAFPDYFKGSPKVPGVTFSFVGDATTRMLSLMNGQADVIERLEPEQVETLEQEPNIKLSRLVSVENKYLWFRCSKPPFDDPRVRKAAAHAIDREMIMEIMGSAGEASNNFISPIKFGYFDIPNYPKYDPEECQRLLAEAGFPNGEGLPALEYITSTGFYPKTKEYGELITAMMQEQGFPVTLNVMEVAAWNERLYDRPGGGPGHMVDCGWSTGSPEPDLVLRTHFHSSSKRICGIEDAELDAALDEERNASSLEARRESLQGNLMPMLAEKVPALSLFTSVLIHGMRNEVDGLFIYPDGQSDASTTTLG; encoded by the coding sequence ATGGACAGACGGAATTTCCTTCGTTACGCCTCGGCCGCGGGGGCGCTTTTCGGTGCGGCGCGCATCAACCCCGACTTTTTCTTCAAATCGGCCTATGCTCAGGCTTCGCGTCCGCTGGTGTTCCTGTCGGCCGAGAATATCACCGGCAACTGGGACCCGACCGCGCACACCACCCTGTCGCAGACCAATATAGAAGGGTTCGTGATGGGTTACCTGACCCGCGCACCCATGCGGCCCGAAAACCCGGACGAAGTGGTCTATGAATTGGCGACCGAGATCACCGAGTTGGACGCGCACCGCTTGCAGATCAAGCTGCGCGAGGGCGTGACTTTCCACGACGGCAAGCCCTTCAAAGCAGAGGATGTCAAGGCAACCTTCGAATATGGCGCGCTGCTTGATCGGCCCAAGCAGGTCTATCCCGGTTCCGAAGACACGTTCGAGGTGACGACCCCGGACGATTACACGGTGATCGTGGATACAACCAAGGGCGGCTATGGCGCATCGCTTTTCATTTTCTTGGCCTCCTACCTGCCGATCCTGTCGGCCACGGACGTCGCGGCGGGTCCGGGTGGAGCGCTGTCTCAACGGCTGAACGGCACGGGCCCCTTCAAGTTTGTCCAGCAGCGCGGCAACGATACCGTGATGGAGGCTTTCCCCGATTACTTCAAAGGTAGCCCCAAGGTGCCCGGCGTTACCTTCAGCTTTGTCGGTGATGCGACCACGCGGATGCTGTCGCTGATGAACGGACAGGCCGACGTCATCGAACGGCTGGAGCCCGAGCAGGTGGAAACGCTGGAACAGGAGCCGAACATAAAGCTGTCGCGCCTGGTTTCGGTAGAAAACAAATATTTGTGGTTCCGCTGCTCCAAACCGCCTTTTGACGATCCGCGGGTGCGCAAGGCTGCCGCCCATGCGATCGACCGCGAGATGATCATGGAAATCATGGGATCGGCGGGGGAGGCATCAAACAACTTCATCTCGCCGATCAAGTTCGGTTATTTCGATATCCCGAACTATCCCAAATATGATCCCGAAGAATGCCAGCGCCTGCTGGCCGAGGCTGGTTTTCCCAATGGTGAGGGCCTGCCTGCGCTGGAATATATCACCTCGACCGGCTTCTATCCCAAGACCAAGGAATATGGCGAACTGATCACTGCCATGATGCAGGAACAGGGCTTTCCGGTCACGCTGAACGTGATGGAGGTCGCCGCTTGGAACGAGCGACTGTATGACCGCCCCGGTGGCGGGCCGGGCCATATGGTCGATTGCGGCTGGTCCACCGGCTCGCCCGAGCCGGATCTGGTTTTGCGAACGCATTTCCATTCCAGTTCCAAGCGGATCTGCGGCATCGAGGACGCCGAGCTTGACGCTGCGCTGGACGAGGAACGCAATGCGTCGTCGCTGGAAGCCCGCAGGGAATCGTTGCAGGGCAATTTGATGCCAATGCTGGCTGAGAAGGTCCCGGCGCTGAGCCTGTTCACCTCGGTTCTGATCCACGGCATGCGCAACGAGGTCGACGGCCTGTTCATCTATCCAGACGGGCAGAGCGACGCCTCGACCACCACGCTGGGCTGA
- a CDS encoding ABC transporter permease, which translates to MFILRFLARRLFQGAIIVFLVSALIFTLLRVVPGDPVRLMAGGMAPEALIEEIATEMGLRDPIWQQFGRYMGGVVQGDLGQSFVRPASGAAVGGASFDDATRSERAQVLTLIAETAPMTLQLALLAMGFALLIAVPIGVWGGLRPGQWPDRMALYLSSIFVSLPNFWLGIVLALLLSVKMQLLPAIGYRGFAYTILPALVLAVEIAPFIIRTLTVSVAGVMGQTFIEIARVRGLTRNQIVFRHALKNSAVPLLNLLGVQFSMLLGGVLVIEFIFDYPGLGLLTINAVMQRDFPLIQGIAIVTAAAFVLINIVVDLAATAIDPRLEY; encoded by the coding sequence ATGTTCATCCTTCGATTCCTTGCACGCCGGCTTTTTCAGGGGGCGATCATCGTCTTCCTGGTATCGGCGCTGATCTTCACGCTTCTGCGCGTCGTGCCCGGCGATCCCGTTCGCCTGATGGCTGGCGGCATGGCACCCGAGGCGTTGATCGAAGAGATCGCGACCGAGATGGGCCTGCGCGACCCGATCTGGCAGCAGTTCGGGCGCTATATGGGCGGGGTCGTTCAGGGCGACTTGGGGCAAAGCTTCGTGCGCCCCGCCAGCGGCGCGGCGGTGGGCGGCGCCAGTTTCGACGACGCCACCCGTAGTGAAAGGGCCCAGGTGCTGACGCTGATCGCCGAAACCGCGCCCATGACCTTGCAGTTGGCATTGCTGGCGATGGGTTTCGCGCTGCTGATCGCCGTGCCAATCGGGGTTTGGGGTGGGTTGAGGCCGGGACAATGGCCCGACCGGATGGCGCTTTACCTATCCTCGATCTTCGTCAGCTTGCCGAATTTCTGGCTGGGTATCGTGTTGGCACTGCTCTTGTCGGTCAAGATGCAACTGTTGCCGGCCATCGGCTATCGTGGGTTTGCCTATACCATTCTGCCCGCGCTGGTGCTGGCGGTCGAAATCGCCCCCTTCATCATTCGCACGCTGACCGTTTCGGTCGCAGGGGTGATGGGTCAGACGTTTATCGAGATTGCCCGTGTGCGCGGGCTGACCAGAAACCAGATCGTTTTTCGCCACGCGCTGAAGAACTCGGCCGTGCCTTTATTGAACCTGCTGGGCGTACAGTTCTCGATGCTGCTGGGTGGCGTTCTGGTGATCGAGTTTATCTTCGACTATCCCGGCCTTGGCCTTCTGACAATCAACGCGGTGATGCAGCGCGATTTCCCGTTGATCCAAGGCATCGCCATCGTCACCGCCGCCGCTTTCGTCCTGATCAACATCGTCGTGGATCTTGCGGCGACCGCCATCGACCCAAGGCTGGAATACTGA
- a CDS encoding ABC transporter permease, with protein sequence MSSIDINPDAVTKADGRKVSSRIWRQAFASIEFRIGMVVLVLLVAAALVYPWLSGIDPSKMNVRARFTPPLFMGEGWSWEHPLGTDQLGRDMLIRTLVGLRYSLLIGISTTVLMVLVGAIVGLFSGYFGRRIDTILMRLTDAQLSIPMIILAITILGVSRPTIPSIILVLGLAGWPVYARVMRSTVMAERKKEYVRGAMVLGATDWRIMFMLILPLVLPPIAFVAVLDVARMMIFESVLGFLGLGVQPPTPTFGNIISDGRKYLINAWWIATMPGVFLVLVLTSINLMGAALERARNAIYGGA encoded by the coding sequence ATGAGCAGCATAGACATCAATCCCGACGCAGTGACCAAAGCCGACGGGCGCAAGGTTTCGTCACGGATCTGGCGGCAGGCGTTCGCATCAATCGAATTCAGGATAGGCATGGTCGTTCTGGTGCTGCTGGTCGCGGCGGCGCTGGTCTATCCATGGCTATCCGGCATCGACCCGTCAAAGATGAACGTCCGTGCGCGCTTTACCCCGCCGCTGTTCATGGGCGAGGGTTGGAGCTGGGAACATCCCCTTGGCACCGATCAGTTGGGGCGCGACATGCTGATCCGGACTTTGGTCGGGCTGCGCTACTCGCTGCTGATCGGCATCTCGACCACTGTTCTGATGGTTCTCGTGGGGGCTATCGTGGGCCTCTTCTCCGGCTATTTCGGCAGGCGTATCGATACAATCCTGATGCGGCTGACGGATGCGCAGCTTTCAATTCCGATGATCATTCTGGCGATCACAATCCTGGGCGTATCGCGGCCCACGATCCCCTCTATCATTCTGGTCCTGGGGCTTGCAGGATGGCCGGTATATGCGCGGGTCATGCGTTCGACCGTGATGGCCGAGCGGAAAAAGGAATATGTCCGCGGCGCGATGGTGCTTGGCGCGACGGACTGGCGGATCATGTTCATGTTGATCCTGCCGCTGGTGCTGCCCCCTATAGCTTTCGTCGCGGTGCTGGACGTGGCGCGGATGATGATCTTTGAATCCGTGCTGGGTTTTCTGGGGCTTGGTGTCCAGCCGCCCACGCCCACTTTCGGCAACATCATCTCGGACGGGCGCAAGTATCTGATCAATGCTTGGTGGATCGCCACCATGCCGGGGGTCTTTCTGGTGCTTGTGCTGACCAGCATCAACCTGATGGGGGCCGCACTGGAACGTGCCCGCAACGCGATTTACGGAGGCGCCTGA
- a CDS encoding ABC transporter ATP-binding protein, producing the protein MLDQSPARTLLSVRDLSVIADLESGPRTILDRVSFDLQPRQILAVIGESGSGKTVLARALASWLAPPLRVSGGEVLFEGRNLVDDPAYARRLAGREIAYVGGNPAGALDPTMTVGTQLVEKLRAVRPEVSAAEARDKAIRLLQAVHIPSAARRFHEYPFQYSGGMMQRAMIVDALISDPALLIADNITQPLDVTVAAQILKLMRELNAEFSTAILFICSTLPVACEASDRVIVLNKGRVVESQTPAELVARPAHAYTRALIDELPTLWQGGPDPRHERPKAERKAIMSVRDVSKAYETQGKSGRALVQAVRRVDFDVFAGDNFGVVGESGCGKSSLMRLLTGLERPDAGQILFEGEDVGAGSAKRLRALRRRFQLVLQDPYGSLPPQSSIGAILEEPLKIHRIGDRSERRERARAVMSEVGLAPSLYEKLPVGLSAGQRQRLNVARAMILEPTLLIMDETLSALDQTEQGKLLDLFERLQAQHGFTYIFISHDLTMVRRVCSRIAVMYLGETVEVAPNDRLFFDPGHPYTRALLSAAPTLEERRYRPEDCLMEGEPPSPIDLPPGCAFASRCPDAFDRCRVENPRLFSRGGHALAACFLNPDPFDPTEEEVIHD; encoded by the coding sequence ATGCTGGACCAAAGCCCGGCCCGGACCCTGCTTTCCGTGCGCGACCTTTCCGTGATCGCCGATCTTGAAAGCGGTCCCCGGACCATCCTCGACCGTGTCAGCTTCGATCTGCAACCGCGCCAGATCCTTGCCGTGATCGGGGAAAGCGGATCGGGCAAGACGGTGTTGGCGCGGGCGCTGGCAAGCTGGCTTGCCCCGCCCCTGCGGGTCAGCGGCGGAGAGGTGCTGTTCGAGGGGCGCAACCTGGTTGACGATCCCGCTTATGCCCGCCGCCTCGCGGGGCGCGAGATAGCCTATGTCGGCGGAAATCCTGCCGGCGCGCTGGACCCGACCATGACCGTCGGAACCCAACTGGTCGAAAAACTGCGTGCCGTGCGCCCGGAAGTTTCCGCAGCCGAGGCTCGTGACAAGGCTATCCGGCTGTTGCAGGCGGTCCATATCCCGTCGGCAGCGCGGCGCTTTCACGAATATCCCTTTCAGTATTCGGGCGGCATGATGCAGCGCGCCATGATCGTGGACGCGCTGATTTCCGACCCCGCGCTGCTGATCGCCGACAATATCACGCAGCCCTTGGACGTGACGGTTGCCGCGCAGATCCTTAAGCTGATGCGCGAACTGAACGCCGAATTCTCTACCGCGATCCTGTTCATATGCTCGACCCTGCCGGTGGCCTGCGAAGCCTCGGACCGGGTGATCGTGCTTAACAAGGGCCGCGTCGTCGAAAGCCAAACCCCGGCGGAACTGGTGGCCCGACCCGCCCATGCCTATACCCGTGCGCTGATCGACGAACTGCCCACGCTGTGGCAGGGCGGCCCCGATCCCCGGCATGAACGCCCCAAGGCGGAGCGCAAGGCGATCATGTCGGTGCGCGACGTTTCGAAAGCCTATGAGACGCAGGGCAAAAGCGGGCGCGCGCTTGTCCAGGCGGTCCGCAGGGTCGATTTCGACGTGTTTGCGGGCGACAATTTCGGCGTCGTAGGCGAATCCGGCTGCGGCAAGTCCTCTCTGATGCGGCTGCTGACCGGGCTTGAACGGCCGGATGCGGGCCAGATCCTGTTTGAGGGCGAGGATGTCGGCGCAGGCAGCGCGAAACGTCTGCGCGCCCTGCGCCGCCGGTTCCAGCTTGTCCTGCAAGACCCCTATGGCTCATTGCCGCCGCAATCCTCGATCGGCGCGATCCTTGAGGAACCGTTGAAGATCCACCGGATCGGCGACAGATCCGAGCGGCGCGAGCGTGCCCGCGCCGTCATGTCCGAAGTAGGTCTGGCGCCCTCGCTTTATGAAAAGCTTCCGGTCGGGCTATCGGCGGGACAGCGGCAGCGGCTGAATGTCGCCCGCGCCATGATCCTGGAGCCCACCTTGCTGATTATGGACGAAACTCTTTCAGCGCTGGATCAGACCGAGCAGGGCAAGCTGCTGGACCTGTTCGAACGTTTGCAGGCGCAGCACGGCTTTACCTATATCTTCATCTCGCATGATCTGACCATGGTGCGGCGGGTCTGTTCGCGCATTGCCGTCATGTATCTGGGCGAGACGGTCGAGGTGGCGCCCAACGACCGGCTGTTCTTCGACCCTGGCCATCCCTATACCCGCGCGTTGCTGTCCGCCGCGCCGACGCTGGAAGAGCGCCGCTATCGGCCCGAAGATTGCCTGATGGAGGGCGAGCCGCCCAGCCCCATCGACCTGCCGCCGGGCTGCGCCTTCGCCAGCCGCTGCCCCGATGCCTTCGACCGTTGCCGGGTTGAAAACCCGCGCCTGTTCAGCCGGGGCGGCCATGCTCTTGCGGCCTGTTTTCTCAATCCAGATCCATTTGACCCAACCGAGGAGGAGGTAATCCATGACTGA
- a CDS encoding Zn-dependent hydrolase, whose product MTEAPTLTRIDAGLLDALMDKASVFGSTGDGGVDRPALTDAHKAVRDWFADELRARGYRVVVDAIGNLFGRLDLAEPDAPLVMIGSHLDSQPKGGRFDGAYGVVAALAAVETLRRDMAERGETPRCNYVIADWMNEEGARFQPSLLGSSVFAGALELDWALDRRDRDGKSVGDELIRTGYKGSDAAPRPDLYLEIHIEGDDKMEKAGARIAPFLRHWGALKVRIEVTGEQNHTGPTPMEDRKDAVLGAAHIITFVRELADTAADVLFTSVARVDVAPNSPNIVPGKAVLFCELRAPEPTMLEWSEARLREALPGLAARAAVTAEIVSVDRRAAGRFDTRLVALAETIADDFGYPKMRLDTIGGHDAVALNAILPAIVVAVPSVGGVIHRNDEYTSPEDLAAGGDVLVEMIRRIDRVSGDLDKAAGAP is encoded by the coding sequence ATGACTGAGGCCCCGACTTTGACCCGCATCGATGCCGGTCTGCTGGATGCGCTGATGGACAAGGCTTCCGTATTCGGCTCCACCGGGGATGGCGGCGTGGATCGCCCGGCTCTGACTGATGCCCACAAGGCTGTCCGCGACTGGTTCGCGGACGAGTTGCGGGCGCGCGGCTACAGGGTCGTGGTGGACGCGATTGGCAATCTTTTTGGCCGCCTGGATCTTGCCGAACCGGATGCGCCGCTGGTTATGATCGGCTCGCATCTGGACAGCCAGCCGAAGGGTGGCAGGTTTGACGGAGCCTATGGCGTGGTCGCCGCGCTGGCCGCGGTCGAAACCCTGCGCCGCGACATGGCCGAACGCGGCGAGACGCCGCGCTGCAACTATGTCATCGCCGACTGGATGAACGAGGAGGGGGCGCGTTTCCAGCCCAGCCTGCTTGGTTCGTCGGTCTTTGCCGGCGCGCTGGAACTGGATTGGGCGCTGGACCGTCGCGACCGCGATGGCAAGAGCGTGGGCGATGAACTGATCCGCACGGGTTACAAGGGAAGCGATGCCGCCCCGCGCCCCGATCTCTATCTGGAAATCCATATCGAGGGTGACGACAAGATGGAAAAGGCCGGTGCCCGCATTGCGCCTTTCCTGCGCCATTGGGGTGCGCTGAAGGTACGCATCGAGGTGACGGGAGAACAAAACCACACAGGCCCCACGCCGATGGAGGATCGCAAGGACGCAGTTCTGGGCGCGGCCCATATTATCACCTTCGTTCGCGAGTTGGCGGATACGGCGGCGGACGTATTGTTCACCTCGGTGGCACGTGTGGACGTCGCGCCCAATTCCCCCAATATTGTACCGGGCAAGGCGGTGCTTTTCTGCGAGTTGCGGGCACCCGAACCCACGATGCTGGAATGGTCCGAGGCGCGGCTGCGCGAGGCCTTGCCCGGCCTTGCCGCCCGCGCAGCCGTCACCGCCGAGATCGTTTCGGTTGACCGCCGCGCAGCAGGCAGGTTCGACACCCGCCTTGTCGCGCTGGCCGAAACCATCGCCGATGATTTTGGCTATCCCAAGATGCGCTTGGACACGATCGGCGGACATGATGCCGTGGCCCTGAATGCGATCCTGCCCGCCATCGTGGTGGCCGTTCCTTCTGTCGGAGGAGTGATCCATCGCAACGACGAATACACTTCGCCCGAGGATCTGGCGGCGGGTGGAGACGTACTGGTCGAGATGATCCGCCGCATCGACCGGGTGAGCGGTGATCTGGACAAGGCGGCGGGCGCGCCATGA
- a CDS encoding phosphotransferase, with protein sequence MSGLVTDEMMAEAVVAAGLSMQGAIAGPSALASPSYKALESRSVIVGDVFVKRIHPEMLNGFDLVTAMQCATRAGEVGAGPRVFWSDAGMGAIAMQALQEGWITARQQDLQDAEVIAATMAAMKKLHGGPVLPSRFDPFAHIDALIAAHAKEGIALPDDHLWLRRAIGMAEGLQEGGALAPCRNDGSSSNLMIGPGGQVMLVDYDRAGMNDPLYDVGCLLVEMTDHERDMREGFIAYAGAFDEADFARAWLWSHVDDMLHALWARLMANRSERKSVEWIKYGEWRLLRLRMSLIHPYYEEKIRITREAA encoded by the coding sequence ATGAGCGGCCTCGTCACCGACGAGATGATGGCTGAAGCCGTTGTGGCGGCGGGGCTGTCCATGCAGGGCGCGATTGCCGGCCCGTCCGCACTGGCTTCACCCAGCTACAAGGCGCTTGAAAGCAGATCGGTGATCGTGGGGGATGTTTTCGTCAAGCGCATCCACCCCGAGATGCTTAACGGCTTCGATCTCGTTACGGCCATGCAATGCGCGACTCGGGCAGGCGAGGTCGGCGCCGGGCCAAGGGTCTTCTGGTCCGATGCGGGAATGGGGGCCATTGCGATGCAAGCGCTGCAGGAGGGCTGGATCACGGCCCGGCAGCAGGACCTGCAGGATGCGGAAGTGATCGCCGCCACCATGGCCGCGATGAAGAAATTGCACGGCGGACCTGTGCTGCCGTCCCGCTTTGATCCTTTCGCGCATATTGACGCTCTTATCGCGGCCCATGCGAAAGAAGGGATCGCTCTTCCCGACGATCATCTTTGGCTGCGCCGTGCGATCGGCATGGCCGAAGGGCTGCAGGAGGGCGGCGCGCTTGCGCCCTGCCGCAATGACGGGTCGTCCTCGAACCTGATGATTGGGCCGGGCGGGCAGGTGATGCTGGTCGATTACGACCGCGCGGGAATGAACGATCCGCTTTATGATGTCGGGTGCCTGCTTGTGGAAATGACCGATCATGAGCGGGACATGCGCGAAGGATTCATCGCTTATGCCGGAGCCTTTGACGAGGCGGACTTTGCCCGTGCGTGGCTGTGGTCCCATGTCGACGACATGCTTCATGCGCTTTGGGCGCGACTTATGGCAAACCGCTCGGAACGCAAATCTGTCGAGTGGATCAAATACGGCGAATGGCGGCTGCTGCGTCTTCGCATGTCGCTGATCCATCCCTATTACGAAGAGAAGATCCGCATTACCAGAGAGGCTGCATGA
- a CDS encoding phosphotransferase, whose product MKPLGSAVQPMERTIETLIRDAPLFAGGEGMIYGPVFGGISNENWRVQATDGRGDWFVKVPGNGTEMFIDRATALEASQKAAAAGLGPRVYDDLADRGVEINDFLPDRRPSTHSDFVDPAMGRSAITAYRRMHALPALGLTKTVFDMIDEHMQQVRDLGAPMYKDGDWLMLNMELAREAMHASGLDLVTSFNDPMPGNFMIGQDGSIMLIDYEYASMNDRCYDLGIWFGEMFFTRERELELIEEYFGEIRRDIVSRVIVHKALADVKWCLWSMVQFKVSRLDFDFHKYGMWKKMRARSIMEHPDWPAHLRRL is encoded by the coding sequence ATGAAACCTCTTGGCAGCGCAGTCCAGCCGATGGAACGGACAATCGAAACCTTGATCCGTGACGCCCCCCTGTTTGCAGGGGGAGAGGGCATGATCTACGGCCCCGTCTTCGGCGGCATTTCCAATGAGAACTGGCGCGTGCAAGCCACGGATGGCCGGGGCGACTGGTTCGTCAAGGTGCCGGGAAACGGGACCGAGATGTTTATCGACCGCGCGACGGCGCTGGAGGCTTCGCAAAAGGCCGCGGCTGCGGGGCTGGGTCCGCGCGTCTATGACGATCTGGCTGACCGGGGTGTCGAGATCAACGATTTCCTGCCCGACCGCCGCCCTTCAACCCATAGCGATTTCGTGGATCCCGCGATGGGCCGGTCTGCCATCACCGCTTATCGCCGGATGCACGCCTTGCCAGCGCTGGGTCTGACCAAGACCGTTTTCGATATGATCGACGAGCATATGCAGCAGGTCCGGGATCTTGGTGCGCCGATGTACAAGGACGGCGACTGGCTGATGCTAAACATGGAACTTGCCCGTGAAGCCATGCATGCCTCGGGCCTTGATCTGGTGACCTCGTTCAATGACCCGATGCCGGGGAACTTCATGATTGGGCAGGACGGTTCGATCATGCTTATCGACTATGAATATGCATCGATGAACGACCGTTGCTATGATTTGGGCATTTGGTTCGGCGAGATGTTCTTTACCCGCGAGCGCGAGCTTGAACTGATCGAGGAGTATTTCGGGGAGATCCGCCGCGACATCGTTTCGCGCGTGATCGTTCACAAGGCGCTGGCCGATGTGAAATGGTGTCTGTGGTCGATGGTGCAGTTCAAGGTCTCGCGACTCGACTTCGATTTCCATAAATACGGGATGTGGAAGAAAATGCGCGCACGCTCTATCATGGAGCACCCCGACTGGCCGGCGCATTTGCGAAGGCTTTGA
- a CDS encoding TOBE domain-containing protein, whose product MRPEYITVGEAGPQAKVTVIEPTGSETHIRLILGSQAITAGLRTRIDAKVGQDVALNFDIETAHLFDPKTELRLIPREG is encoded by the coding sequence TTGCGGCCGGAATACATCACGGTTGGCGAGGCCGGGCCGCAAGCCAAGGTAACGGTGATAGAGCCGACGGGCTCGGAAACCCATATTCGCCTGATCTTGGGCTCACAAGCTATCACCGCGGGATTGCGGACCCGTATTGACGCAAAGGTCGGGCAGGATGTCGCGCTGAATTTCGATATCGAAACGGCGCATCTGTTTGATCCGAAAACGGAATTGCGACTGATCCCGCGCGAAGGCTAG